A single region of the Ascaphus truei isolate aAscTru1 chromosome 6, aAscTru1.hap1, whole genome shotgun sequence genome encodes:
- the LOC142498048 gene encoding nicotinamide N-methyltransferase-like: MDSSHHKHYHDEEFDPKGLVDAYCCSENFPLIDETVGFPLKKMHEIFSSGRVRGDTMIDISAGPTVYQLLSASDIFKEIIVIKCTEPSIQEFKKWLKKDPGAADWSYASKALCELEGNREEWQVKEDKVRRAIKQVVKWDVSKDNPIDHVVLPQVDCVLSLWVLQAISKDKEAYRSNLKKCASLLNIGGHLLLFGALNAKYYMIGEHKFFFLSCDEKFLREALRDAGYIIENVDVLPSRRGCDFIDYEHFVYIIARKEREV; encoded by the exons ATGGATTCCAGTCACCACAAACATTATCATGATGAAGAATTTGATCCAAAAGGACTTGTGGATGCCTACTGCTGTAGTGAAAACTTTCCCTTGATAGATGAAACTGTGGgattccctttaaaaaaaatgcatgaaATTTTCTCTTcag GGCGTGTGAGAGGCGACACAATGATTGATATCTCCGCTGGCCCAACAGTTTACCAGCTCTTATCAGCGAGCGATATCTTCAAAGAGATTATTGTGATAAAATGTACTGAGCCAAGCATCCAGGAATTTAAGAAATGGCTTAAAAAGGATCCAGGAGCTGCTGATTGGTCATATGCATCAAAGGCTCTCTGTGAACTAGAAGGCAACAG AGAGGAATGGCAGGTAAAGGAAGACAAAGTAAGAAGAGCCATCAAACAGGTTGTAAAATGGGATGTTTCTAAAGACAATCCTATCGACCATGTCGTCTTGCCACAAGTGGACTGTGTGCTCAGCCTTTGGGTGCTACAAGCTATTAGCAAAGACAAGGAAGCTTACCGGAGCAACCTGAAAAAATGTGCATCACTACTGAATATTGGCGGTCACCTGTTACTCTTTGGGGCATTAAATGCAAAATATTATATGATTGGTGAACACAAGTTCTTTTTCCTGTCATGTGATGAGAAGTTTTTAAGAGAGGCTCTCAGGGATGCAGGGTACATCATTGAGAATGTGGATGTGCTCCCCAGCAGAAGGGGCTGTGATTTTATAGATTATGAACACTTTGTGTACATTATTGCGCGCAAGGAGAGGGAGGTTTAA